In one Aminivibrio pyruvatiphilus genomic region, the following are encoded:
- a CDS encoding DVU_1557 family redox protein, translating to MKELLKSFEKYREYRCVSCGCPMELKKMDITYLGSVFSVDLPACPSCGMAFVPEELATGKMLEVEKILEDK from the coding sequence GTGAAAGAACTGCTCAAGTCCTTCGAAAAGTACAGGGAGTACCGCTGCGTCTCCTGCGGATGTCCCATGGAGCTGAAAAAGATGGACATCACCTACCTGGGGAGCGTCTTTTCCGTCGATCTCCCGGCGTGCCCGTCCTGCGGCATGGCATTCGTTCCCGAGGAGCTTGCCACGGGCAAGATGCTCGAGGTGGAGAAAATACTGGAGGACAAGTAA
- a CDS encoding molybdopterin-binding protein, whose amino-acid sequence MIVKTLPVEQAVGKKISHDLTLIDPETGFKGARFRRGHVIAEDDVPLLRRMGKCNIPFLEFSPDELHEDEAALLLGERMRGAGLELRGPEEGKCTLVAVRDGLLLFSDNDIDFINDDPDWLFTTRPNKTPVTKGMAAAAFRIGPLSMERSRVNRARNASPISVLPWSPLPAALVTTGREIFEGTVRDTFLPKLRKKLDVYGAPFLGQTLCPDDRDSILGAAAAWFEKGARVIICTGGMSVDADDLTPGAIEAMCDEVVFRRIPVIPGANLMLARRGEVFVLGVPASAVFFERTSLDMVLDRLYAGIPPSGAEVRRWGKGGLCRNCVSCSYPGCAFSSRS is encoded by the coding sequence ATGATAGTAAAAACCCTCCCCGTGGAACAGGCCGTCGGAAAGAAAATCTCCCACGATCTCACCCTCATCGACCCCGAGACGGGCTTCAAGGGCGCCCGTTTCCGGAGAGGCCATGTTATAGCTGAAGACGACGTTCCCCTGCTCAGGCGGATGGGAAAATGCAACATCCCCTTTCTTGAATTCTCCCCCGACGAGCTGCACGAAGACGAGGCCGCCCTGCTCCTCGGAGAGCGGATGAGAGGAGCCGGGCTGGAACTGCGGGGCCCCGAGGAGGGGAAATGTACCCTTGTCGCCGTCCGGGACGGCCTCCTTCTTTTCAGCGACAACGACATCGACTTCATCAACGACGATCCGGACTGGCTCTTCACCACCCGGCCCAACAAAACCCCCGTCACGAAAGGCATGGCGGCCGCAGCGTTCCGCATCGGCCCCCTGTCAATGGAACGCAGCCGTGTGAACCGCGCCCGGAACGCGTCCCCCATCTCCGTTCTCCCCTGGTCTCCCCTCCCTGCGGCTCTTGTGACCACGGGCCGGGAAATTTTCGAGGGTACGGTCCGGGACACCTTTCTTCCCAAGCTTAGAAAAAAACTCGACGTCTACGGGGCTCCTTTCCTCGGACAAACCCTTTGCCCCGACGACCGGGATTCCATTCTCGGAGCCGCTGCGGCATGGTTTGAAAAAGGAGCCCGGGTCATAATCTGCACCGGCGGCATGAGCGTCGACGCCGATGACCTGACCCCCGGGGCCATAGAAGCGATGTGTGACGAAGTGGTGTTCCGGAGAATCCCCGTGATCCCCGGAGCGAATCTTATGCTTGCCCGCAGGGGGGAGGTTTTTGTCCTCGGCGTTCCCGCCTCCGCTGTTTTTTTCGAGCGGACATCCCTGGACATGGTCCTCGACAGGCTGTATGCGGGCATTCCTCCTTCGGGAGCGGAGGTGAGACGCTGGGGGAAAGGAGGTCTGTGCAGGAACTGCGTTTCGTGCTCCTACCCCGGATGCGCTTTTTCATCACGGAGCTGA
- a CDS encoding pyridine nucleotide-disulfide oxidoreductase/dicluster-binding protein produces the protein MEKSTLVEFESKCVQEEPPRCRAACPLHLDGRALCEAAVKGRFDEGRKIIQKTLPLPGILARICDAPCRDACLRQEKGGALELGALERFCADEGSFRRPRILVPKTGRTAAVLGGGISSLTAALDGAGKGYSVTVFRAENGGRELLSLSPLLTEDVVREELEWMEKLGVHFLPWDASVTPEGLAERFDAVYAGLDDPLCRSFPELLERGDPVSLETAVPGVFAGGNTPSFIFRAAAGRRGMKSVERFLQGASLTSSREKEGPYETRLFTNTEGIEPVPPVPVPPRGYSRDDAVREAGRCLLCECLECVKSCVFLQNYRGYPKKFAREIYNNLSVIQGTRLANGMINSCTLCGQCERICPEGFSMRDLCLTARQEMVLQQKMPPSAHEFALEDMAFGNSPGASLLRHEPGLRGSAFLFFPGCRLAGISPRTTKAVYGHLRRIIGDGVGFWLRCCGAPARWAGRRQELEKEGEEFLSQWRSMGSPVVIAACTSCLEVFRKELPEIRAVSLWSVLQEKGVPDVVPVCSASTVLHDPCTAAELPEVRAAVRELASRAGAAAEELPLSGGLTSCCGFGGLQECANPGLAAKTAQERCGESPSDYLVYCAMCRDLFARTGKRTVHLLDLFFPPPDGTGEDLPPVSWSEQRENRAALVRELRKSLWEEEEKMEEEWETLPLVMDGETEKMLQSRRILTGTVRQAIWNGETSGRKIARPDGTLITSLKPASVTYWVVYRSLENGTFEVLNGWSHRMEVKGTERRAP, from the coding sequence ATGGAAAAATCAACCCTCGTGGAATTCGAGAGCAAGTGCGTCCAGGAAGAGCCTCCCAGGTGCCGGGCAGCCTGTCCCCTCCACCTCGACGGCCGGGCCCTCTGCGAGGCTGCGGTGAAGGGGCGGTTCGACGAGGGACGGAAGATCATCCAGAAAACCCTTCCCCTTCCCGGGATTCTCGCCCGGATCTGCGACGCTCCCTGCCGGGATGCGTGCCTCCGGCAGGAGAAGGGCGGAGCCCTCGAGCTGGGGGCGCTGGAGCGGTTCTGCGCCGATGAGGGGTCTTTCCGCAGGCCCCGGATCCTGGTCCCGAAGACGGGACGCACAGCGGCAGTGCTGGGTGGCGGTATCAGCTCCCTTACGGCGGCTCTTGACGGCGCCGGGAAAGGCTATTCCGTCACCGTGTTCCGGGCGGAGAACGGCGGGCGTGAGCTTCTTTCCCTCTCTCCCCTTCTCACGGAGGATGTTGTGAGGGAAGAGCTTGAATGGATGGAAAAGCTGGGCGTTCACTTCCTTCCCTGGGATGCTTCCGTCACTCCCGAAGGGCTGGCTGAAAGATTCGATGCCGTCTATGCCGGCCTGGACGATCCACTGTGCCGCTCCTTCCCTGAGCTCCTCGAACGGGGAGACCCCGTCAGCCTGGAGACCGCCGTGCCGGGGGTCTTTGCTGGAGGGAACACCCCATCCTTCATTTTCAGGGCTGCCGCAGGCCGCCGGGGAATGAAGTCGGTGGAGCGGTTCCTCCAGGGAGCGTCCCTCACGTCCTCCCGGGAGAAGGAGGGGCCCTATGAGACCCGGCTTTTCACGAATACAGAAGGGATCGAACCCGTGCCCCCCGTACCGGTTCCGCCCCGGGGGTATTCCCGGGACGATGCGGTCCGCGAGGCCGGGCGGTGCCTGCTCTGCGAGTGCCTGGAATGCGTGAAGTCCTGCGTCTTCCTGCAGAATTACAGGGGATACCCGAAAAAGTTCGCCCGGGAGATCTACAATAACCTCTCGGTGATCCAGGGGACGAGGCTCGCCAACGGCATGATCAACTCATGCACCCTGTGCGGTCAGTGCGAACGGATCTGCCCGGAGGGCTTTTCCATGAGGGACCTGTGCCTCACGGCCCGGCAGGAGATGGTGCTGCAGCAGAAGATGCCGCCGTCCGCCCATGAATTCGCCCTGGAGGATATGGCCTTCGGGAACTCTCCCGGGGCGTCCCTCCTGCGCCATGAACCAGGCCTCAGAGGGAGCGCCTTTCTTTTCTTCCCCGGCTGCCGCCTTGCGGGGATTTCTCCCCGCACCACGAAAGCGGTCTACGGACACCTCCGGAGGATCATAGGAGACGGTGTGGGATTCTGGCTCCGGTGCTGCGGAGCCCCGGCTCGATGGGCAGGCAGGCGGCAGGAGCTGGAGAAGGAGGGTGAAGAGTTTCTTTCCCAGTGGCGCTCCATGGGCTCTCCGGTGGTAATCGCCGCCTGCACGAGCTGCCTGGAGGTCTTCCGGAAGGAGCTGCCTGAAATCCGGGCCGTCTCCCTCTGGTCTGTCCTGCAGGAAAAGGGCGTCCCCGATGTTGTTCCGGTCTGTTCCGCTTCCACGGTGCTCCACGACCCCTGTACGGCGGCGGAACTGCCGGAGGTGCGGGCCGCGGTGCGGGAACTGGCCTCCCGTGCGGGGGCGGCGGCGGAGGAACTGCCTCTGTCGGGAGGACTCACGTCCTGCTGCGGCTTCGGCGGCCTTCAGGAGTGCGCCAACCCCGGTCTCGCGGCGAAAACGGCACAGGAACGGTGCGGGGAGTCTCCCTCCGATTACCTCGTCTACTGTGCCATGTGCCGGGATCTCTTCGCCCGGACGGGAAAGAGGACGGTCCACCTTCTGGACCTGTTCTTCCCGCCGCCTGACGGGACAGGGGAGGACCTTCCGCCGGTATCCTGGTCGGAGCAGAGGGAGAACCGGGCGGCTCTCGTCCGGGAGCTTCGGAAATCCCTGTGGGAGGAGGAAGAGAAGATGGAGGAGGAATGGGAGACCCTGCCCCTTGTTATGGACGGAGAGACGGAAAAAATGCTCCAGTCGCGCCGAATCCTTACAGGCACAGTGCGGCAGGCCATATGGAACGGGGAGACATCGGGCCGGAAGATCGCCCGGCCTGACGGCACGCTGATAACCAGCCTGAAGCCCGCGTCCGTAACCTATTGGGTGGTCTACCGGTCCCTGGAGAACGGAACTTTCGAGGTGCTCAACGGCTGGAGCCACCGCATGGAAGTGAAGGGAACGGAGAGGAGAGCGCCGTGA
- the fdhF gene encoding formate dehydrogenase subunit alpha produces the protein MGTHRIKAVINGREITSEPGVTILQAARANGIRIPSLCDHPALPPSGACRVCLVEVEKNPKLLPACTTPLTDGMVADAFSPKALAARKAVVEMILIRHPLDCFSCESNGRCELQNLAYELGIEESPFRDDGDVCTEHELDDTNPFFIRDMNKCILCGRCVRACDHQSGYHAIDFQFRGIKTMIHPPVGSKLEESDCVFCGQCVQMCPVGALTEKKAVGQGRAWQTKTVRTTCPYCGVGCQLDLHVNGDRIARVTGTEDGMPNRGRLCVKGRFGYDFIYSDERLTKPLIRVRKGEKKSPDDEFREASWDEALDLVSSRLKEVMQKHGPDAVGGVSCARSLNEDSYSMQKLFRMVFQNHNVDHCARVUHAPTVAGLLTSFGAGGMTNTIGEFAKAKLLFCIGTNMTEAHPVAATYLKNGVRNGTKLIVVDPRRQELADYSDIFAQLRVGSDIAFLNGIMHVLIRENLYDRKFVEEKCENFEEFAAKIEEYPPKRASEISGVPESTIVEIARMLGTVKPAMVIYTLGITEHVSGKRNVMTLANLQMLLGNMGIEGGGVNPMRGQNNVQGACDMGALPNMFCGYQKVDSPEISKKFAGFWGVDSLPEKPGLKIAEMVNGLPTGRLKAFWIFGENLVATEPDPRHVSHCLNSAEFLVVQDIFRNETTPFADVILPSAAWCEDDGTFTNTERRVSRVRKIREAPGEAKPNWWIFKQVAKRFGYEWPSSSGRELWDSEISVLCPAFAGIKFSRLDSIGGIQWPCPNEEHPGTPILHRDGKFSRGKGLFQAIDWVPSSEQPDGEYPMVLSTGRRLVHYHSRTQTGRAKGLNERMPEEFADISVQDAERLGISHGEVIRVASRRGEVKIRANVSKRIAPGMVWMSFHFWETNANHLLSGNIEHFDPDTMTPSFKACAVRIEKIA, from the coding sequence ATGGGAACACACAGGATCAAGGCCGTCATCAACGGCCGGGAGATTACTTCAGAACCTGGCGTGACCATTCTGCAGGCTGCCCGGGCCAACGGCATACGGATTCCGTCGCTGTGCGACCACCCGGCCCTGCCGCCCAGCGGCGCCTGCCGCGTTTGCCTCGTGGAGGTGGAAAAGAACCCGAAGCTCCTTCCCGCCTGCACCACTCCCCTGACGGACGGCATGGTGGCCGACGCCTTCAGCCCGAAGGCCCTGGCGGCACGAAAAGCCGTCGTGGAGATGATCCTCATCCGCCATCCTCTGGACTGCTTCTCCTGCGAGTCGAACGGCCGGTGCGAGCTGCAGAACCTCGCCTACGAGCTGGGGATCGAAGAATCCCCCTTCCGGGACGACGGCGACGTGTGCACCGAGCACGAACTTGACGACACCAACCCCTTCTTCATCCGGGACATGAACAAATGCATCCTCTGCGGCCGGTGCGTCCGGGCATGCGACCACCAGTCGGGGTACCACGCCATCGACTTCCAGTTCCGGGGCATCAAGACCATGATCCATCCGCCCGTGGGAAGCAAGCTCGAGGAATCGGACTGCGTCTTCTGCGGCCAGTGCGTCCAGATGTGCCCCGTGGGAGCCCTCACCGAGAAGAAGGCCGTCGGCCAGGGACGGGCATGGCAGACGAAAACGGTCCGCACCACGTGTCCCTACTGCGGCGTGGGCTGCCAGCTCGATCTCCATGTCAACGGAGACAGGATCGCCCGGGTGACCGGAACGGAAGACGGCATGCCGAACAGGGGCAGGCTCTGCGTCAAGGGACGGTTCGGCTACGACTTCATCTACTCCGACGAACGGCTCACGAAGCCTCTTATCAGGGTGCGGAAGGGCGAGAAGAAAAGCCCGGACGATGAATTTCGCGAAGCTTCATGGGACGAGGCCCTCGACCTCGTTTCATCCCGCCTGAAGGAGGTGATGCAGAAGCACGGCCCGGACGCGGTGGGAGGAGTCAGCTGCGCGCGCAGCCTCAACGAGGACTCGTACAGCATGCAGAAGCTCTTCCGCATGGTCTTCCAGAATCACAACGTAGACCACTGTGCACGGGTCTGACACGCTCCTACAGTAGCGGGGCTACTGACAAGCTTTGGAGCGGGCGGCATGACCAACACCATCGGGGAATTCGCCAAGGCGAAGCTCCTCTTCTGCATCGGCACCAACATGACCGAGGCTCACCCAGTCGCGGCTACCTATTTGAAAAACGGCGTCAGGAACGGAACGAAACTCATCGTCGTCGACCCGAGGAGGCAGGAGCTGGCCGACTACTCGGACATCTTCGCCCAGCTTCGCGTCGGCTCTGACATCGCCTTCCTGAACGGCATCATGCACGTCCTGATCAGGGAAAACCTCTACGACAGGAAATTCGTGGAGGAAAAGTGCGAGAACTTCGAGGAATTCGCGGCGAAGATCGAGGAGTATCCGCCCAAGCGGGCCTCGGAAATCAGCGGAGTTCCCGAGAGCACCATCGTCGAGATCGCACGGATGCTCGGGACCGTCAAGCCGGCCATGGTCATCTACACTCTCGGCATCACGGAGCACGTGTCCGGCAAGCGGAACGTCATGACCCTGGCCAACCTGCAGATGCTCCTGGGGAACATGGGAATCGAGGGGGGCGGCGTCAATCCCATGCGGGGGCAGAACAACGTCCAGGGCGCCTGCGATATGGGGGCCCTTCCCAACATGTTCTGCGGCTACCAGAAGGTGGATTCGCCCGAGATCAGCAAAAAGTTCGCCGGCTTCTGGGGCGTGGACAGCCTTCCGGAAAAACCGGGGCTGAAGATCGCCGAAATGGTCAACGGTCTGCCCACCGGCAGGCTGAAGGCCTTCTGGATCTTCGGGGAAAACCTCGTGGCCACCGAGCCCGATCCCAGGCATGTCTCCCACTGTCTGAATTCGGCGGAGTTCCTGGTGGTGCAGGACATTTTCCGCAACGAGACGACGCCTTTCGCCGATGTCATTCTTCCTTCAGCAGCATGGTGCGAGGACGACGGAACCTTCACCAACACGGAGCGGCGGGTGAGCCGGGTCCGCAAGATCAGGGAAGCCCCCGGCGAAGCGAAGCCCAACTGGTGGATTTTCAAACAGGTGGCGAAACGCTTCGGGTATGAATGGCCGTCCAGCAGCGGCCGGGAACTCTGGGACAGCGAAATTTCCGTCCTCTGTCCGGCCTTCGCGGGGATCAAGTTTTCCCGCCTCGACAGCATCGGCGGCATCCAGTGGCCCTGCCCGAACGAAGAGCACCCCGGAACCCCCATCCTCCACAGGGACGGCAAATTTTCCCGGGGAAAGGGGCTTTTCCAGGCCATCGACTGGGTTCCCAGCAGCGAGCAGCCCGACGGGGAGTATCCCATGGTGCTGAGCACCGGCCGCCGCCTGGTCCATTACCACTCCCGGACACAGACCGGCAGGGCAAAGGGACTCAACGAGCGGATGCCCGAGGAATTCGCCGATATTTCCGTCCAGGATGCCGAGAGGCTGGGCATTTCCCACGGAGAAGTAATACGGGTCGCGTCCCGGCGCGGCGAAGTTAAAATTAGGGCGAACGTTTCAAAGCGCATCGCTCCGGGTATGGTCTGGATGTCCTTCCACTTCTGGGAGACCAACGCCAACCACCTTCTGAGCGGCAATATCGAACATTTCGATCCGGACACCATGACGCCCTCCTTCAAGGCGTGCGCCGTGAGGATCGAGAAGATCGCCTGA
- a CDS encoding DVU_1555 family C-GCAxxG-C-C protein yields METFEMDDFQMRLASLSAEGYHCSQILLLLALEKTGRENTDLLRALGGISKGVAEGSETCGALLGGACLLGFYAGKGQRDEREHPRFRDMLKDLAEWFRAEAGLPGGSARCADILEAFGKTRCPLLVRSVWMKAMEILEENGIDTLEGRPLPE; encoded by the coding sequence ATGGAAACCTTCGAGATGGACGATTTTCAGATGCGGCTGGCCTCCCTCTCGGCGGAGGGGTACCACTGCAGCCAGATACTGCTCCTCCTGGCCCTGGAGAAGACCGGAAGGGAAAACACTGACCTCCTCCGCGCCCTGGGAGGCATTTCAAAGGGCGTAGCGGAAGGCAGCGAGACCTGCGGGGCCCTCCTCGGAGGTGCCTGCCTGCTCGGTTTCTACGCCGGAAAGGGGCAGCGGGACGAGAGGGAACATCCCCGGTTCCGTGACATGCTCAAGGATCTCGCGGAGTGGTTCCGGGCGGAGGCGGGCCTTCCCGGGGGAAGCGCCAGATGCGCGGACATTCTGGAAGCCTTCGGAAAGACACGGTGCCCCCTGCTTGTCCGGTCGGTGTGGATGAAGGCCATGGAGATCCTTGAAGAAAACGGGATCGATACCCTCGAAGGAAGGCCCCTGCCCGAGTGA
- a CDS encoding OsmC family protein, producing MGVMNVSTRVRPEDLAVVAEARGHCLDMDQSKQNGGLENTLKPMEVVLAALGGCITMVAMARAPKENLDLRDLRLEMEGEYSAADGFRTIRMTARLRSSSPEDRLMEFFHAVERVCPVSNSLKARIELEVVRER from the coding sequence ATGGGAGTAATGAACGTTTCCACCCGGGTGAGGCCGGAAGATCTTGCCGTAGTGGCCGAGGCACGGGGACACTGCCTTGACATGGACCAGTCGAAGCAGAACGGCGGACTGGAGAATACCCTGAAACCCATGGAAGTGGTCCTGGCGGCCCTGGGAGGGTGCATCACCATGGTGGCCATGGCGCGGGCCCCGAAGGAAAACCTGGACCTGCGAGACCTCAGGCTCGAAATGGAGGGGGAGTATTCCGCCGCCGACGGCTTCAGGACGATCCGGATGACTGCACGGCTCCGGTCCTCCTCTCCGGAGGACCGGCTCATGGAGTTTTTTCACGCTGTCGAGAGGGTGTGCCCGGTCAGCAATTCGCTGAAGGCCAGGATAGAGCTGGAGGTGGTTCGGGAACGCTAA
- a CDS encoding EFR1 family ferrodoxin (N-terminal region resembles flavodoxins. C-terminal ferrodoxin region binds two 4Fe-4S clusters.), giving the protein MKERSVDFYFFSGTGNTLLAARAVARGLREGGKTVRLRRLEKGFLPFQDDRTALGIAVTVAMFSTYPFAWEFLESLPDGQGRSAFLISTMGGASGGLRPAVKKLLLSKNFTPLGARDFVMPSNYNNTTIPLERNRKKIETMEKNASAFADALLEGNAPWKGGNVLSPLLYRLSRQQWPWKLMRGKYPLAVDREKCIKCGKCARLCPAKNIRMAEYPEFLDTCVSCQRCIAFCPPQAIGVQGKEYRQYRSVEYGELVSENL; this is encoded by the coding sequence ATGAAGGAAAGGTCAGTGGATTTCTACTTTTTCAGCGGAACGGGAAACACCCTGCTCGCGGCCCGGGCCGTGGCCCGGGGGCTCAGGGAAGGAGGGAAGACGGTCCGGCTCCGCCGGCTGGAAAAAGGGTTTCTACCCTTCCAGGACGACAGGACCGCCCTTGGAATCGCAGTCACAGTGGCCATGTTCTCCACCTACCCCTTCGCCTGGGAATTCCTCGAGAGCCTCCCCGACGGACAGGGCCGGAGCGCGTTCCTGATCTCCACCATGGGAGGAGCGTCCGGAGGCCTCCGCCCGGCGGTGAAAAAACTTCTGCTTTCGAAGAACTTCACCCCCCTGGGGGCTCGGGATTTCGTCATGCCGTCAAATTACAACAACACAACCATACCCCTCGAGAGGAACAGGAAAAAAATCGAAACAATGGAGAAGAACGCTTCCGCCTTCGCCGACGCCCTCCTGGAGGGAAACGCCCCGTGGAAGGGAGGCAATGTCCTTTCCCCGCTCCTCTACCGTCTCTCCCGGCAGCAGTGGCCATGGAAGCTCATGAGGGGCAAGTATCCCCTCGCCGTGGACAGGGAGAAGTGCATCAAGTGCGGCAAGTGCGCCAGGCTCTGCCCGGCGAAGAACATCCGCATGGCGGAGTATCCCGAGTTCCTGGACACCTGCGTCTCCTGCCAGCGGTGCATCGCTTTCTGTCCGCCCCAGGCCATCGGCGTGCAGGGGAAGGAGTACCGACAGTACCGGTCGGTAGAGTACGGAGAGCTCGTCTCGGAAAATCTCTGA
- a CDS encoding DVU_1553 family AMP-dependent CoA ligase, whose product MNTPFPFDVRAARKAGGRTDRGSLDDSRLEALRAAVGRARRTSPFYRGLLSPFPEGFPRSMEEYGGMPFTSAGDLSKDPMSFLAVSQNDVARIVTARSSGTTGTPKRVFFTEGDLEKTRSIFAEGMTALVPRGSRVLILLPGERPGSVGDLLVRGLAPEMEGVLCSCPDAEDTLNTIARLRPDCLVALPSQALRLARHSLSPLGKCLSSVLLCSDYASDSLAAAVAGAWDCTPFRHYGLTETGYGGALSCGEGQGMHVMEDSFFFEIVSPGTGETLPAGEEGEIVCSSLNAEGTPLLRYRTGDTGRFLPGTCSCGSFLRKISVKGRLANGLVLPGGFVSLADLDEVLFSLPWLGGYEVRIRGQFPVFSLDVPSLPDGVVSLPEDFEREAGNKLRPLPGLEKLLPGTEFRLTSLQDVDMAPAKRLVLPEALPRRPE is encoded by the coding sequence GTGAACACGCCCTTTCCCTTCGATGTCAGGGCCGCCCGGAAAGCGGGCGGAAGGACGGACCGCGGAAGCCTGGACGACAGCCGTCTGGAAGCGCTCCGGGCGGCCGTCGGCCGTGCCCGGCGGACCAGCCCCTTCTACCGGGGCCTTCTCTCTCCTTTCCCTGAAGGATTTCCCCGTTCCATGGAAGAATACGGGGGAATGCCTTTCACCTCGGCGGGGGATTTGTCGAAGGACCCCATGTCCTTCCTGGCAGTATCCCAGAATGATGTCGCCCGTATTGTGACCGCCCGGAGCTCCGGCACCACGGGGACGCCCAAGAGGGTCTTCTTCACGGAAGGAGATCTTGAGAAGACCCGGAGCATCTTCGCGGAAGGCATGACCGCCCTGGTGCCCCGGGGAAGCAGAGTGCTCATCCTTCTTCCCGGAGAGCGTCCGGGAAGCGTGGGAGACCTGCTCGTCCGGGGGCTCGCACCGGAGATGGAGGGCGTGCTATGCTCCTGCCCTGACGCAGAGGACACCCTCAACACCATTGCCCGTCTGAGGCCGGACTGCCTCGTGGCCCTTCCTTCCCAGGCGCTCAGGCTGGCACGGCACTCCCTGTCGCCTCTCGGGAAGTGCCTGTCGTCGGTCCTGCTCTGCTCCGATTATGCCTCCGACAGCCTCGCGGCGGCAGTGGCCGGGGCGTGGGACTGCACTCCCTTCAGACACTACGGCCTCACCGAGACGGGGTACGGCGGTGCCCTCTCCTGCGGTGAAGGGCAGGGAATGCATGTCATGGAGGACAGTTTCTTCTTTGAGATCGTCTCCCCGGGCACGGGGGAGACCCTCCCCGCCGGAGAAGAAGGGGAAATAGTCTGTTCGTCCCTCAATGCAGAGGGGACGCCTCTCCTGAGGTACCGTACCGGAGACACGGGGCGGTTTCTCCCCGGAACCTGTTCCTGCGGCTCCTTCCTCCGCAAAATCTCCGTAAAGGGGAGGCTGGCGAACGGTCTTGTCCTTCCCGGCGGATTTGTTTCCCTGGCGGACCTGGATGAAGTCCTGTTCTCCCTCCCCTGGCTCGGTGGCTACGAAGTCAGAATACGGGGCCAATTTCCTGTTTTTTCCCTCGATGTACCCTCATTGCCGGACGGGGTTGTGTCCCTTCCGGAAGACTTTGAGCGGGAGGCCGGAAATAAACTCCGGCCACTCCCAGGTCTGGAAAAACTGCTTCCGGGGACCGAATTTCGCCTTACCTCCCTGCAGGATGTGGATATGGCCCCGGCAAAGCGACTGGTTCTCCCTGAAGCTCTTCCGCGTCGGCCCGAATGA
- a CDS encoding MliC family protein has product MRKAGILCVILFAVCALSGPAGGNNQPLTVSGGEPVTYVCANGDRLVARYYSLSDESLRFVKILFPDGREYTLPQVISGSGARYTDDGELLWWIKGDEARAEIRDENGEWKELCGECRVLP; this is encoded by the coding sequence ATGAGAAAAGCGGGGATCCTGTGCGTTATTCTATTCGCGGTTTGTGCGCTGTCCGGGCCGGCGGGCGGAAACAACCAGCCCCTCACAGTTTCCGGCGGGGAGCCGGTCACCTATGTCTGCGCCAACGGTGACCGGCTGGTGGCGCGGTACTACAGCCTGTCCGACGAGAGCCTCCGGTTCGTGAAGATTCTCTTTCCCGACGGCCGGGAGTACACCCTGCCCCAGGTGATCTCCGGATCCGGCGCCCGGTATACCGACGACGGGGAACTGCTCTGGTGGATCAAGGGAGACGAGGCCAGGGCGGAGATCCGGGACGAAAACGGGGAATGGAAGGAGCTCTGCGGGGAGTGCAGGGTTCTGCCCTGA
- a CDS encoding FmdE family protein — protein MFCGPFSSYEEFLKELERFHGKKAPGGVLALHMVALAREHLPEGILVDVICETRKCLADAIQLLTPCTVGNHWMKIVDTGRFAAVFYDKQTGEGVRISLSMERLKECRAVNEWFLKLVPKKDQDLEAILDGINRAGGRLFDVCPVEVAPGLLEVRPKVPPVICPVCGEAYPPYHGPVCRGCQGVTESYYRELTVSGTKK, from the coding sequence ATGTTCTGCGGCCCCTTTTCCTCCTACGAGGAGTTTTTGAAGGAGCTTGAGCGGTTCCACGGCAAGAAGGCCCCCGGGGGAGTGCTAGCCCTCCACATGGTCGCCCTGGCACGGGAGCACCTCCCTGAAGGCATCCTGGTGGACGTAATCTGCGAGACGCGAAAATGCCTCGCCGACGCCATCCAGCTGCTCACCCCCTGTACCGTGGGAAACCATTGGATGAAGATCGTGGACACGGGAAGGTTCGCCGCCGTGTTCTACGACAAGCAGACCGGGGAGGGCGTCCGGATCTCCCTCAGCATGGAACGGCTGAAAGAGTGCCGGGCGGTGAACGAATGGTTCCTCAAGCTTGTACCGAAAAAGGACCAGGACCTTGAGGCGATTCTGGACGGCATCAACAGGGCGGGAGGGCGGCTGTTCGACGTCTGTCCCGTGGAGGTTGCCCCGGGGCTGCTCGAAGTCCGGCCGAAGGTGCCCCCTGTCATCTGCCCCGTGTGCGGGGAAGCCTACCCGCCGTACCACGGTCCCGTCTGCCGTGGATGCCAGGGAGTCACGGAATCCTATTACAGGGAACTGACCGTGTCAGGTACAAAAAAGTAA
- a CDS encoding TOBE domain-containing protein, whose translation MKLSARNQIRGTVTAVKEGAVEAQVTIDIGGGQSMVSVITMDSLANLGIRVGSSVYAVVKADSVMLAVD comes from the coding sequence ATGAAACTGAGCGCCCGGAACCAGATACGGGGTACAGTCACTGCAGTGAAGGAAGGGGCCGTCGAAGCCCAGGTGACCATCGATATCGGCGGAGGGCAGTCCATGGTATCCGTTATCACCATGGACTCTCTCGCCAACCTTGGAATCAGGGTCGGTTCCTCTGTCTACGCAGTGGTCAAGGCAGACAGCGTCATGCTGGCGGTGGACTGA